A part of Streptantibioticus cattleyicolor NRRL 8057 = DSM 46488 genomic DNA contains:
- a CDS encoding metallophosphoesterase family protein, giving the protein MTNRTAVLSDIHGVLPALEAVLAEPEVRAADRVVLTGDIACGPQPAEVLDLLTALGDRVTWVAGNADRELVEFRRGVRETIPDPIGPWAARQLRPDHLELLASLPLSVRLPVAGLGTVLFCHATPRDDEEVVVVDSRPDRWREVFDGLGPDVDAVICGHTHMPFVRLAHGRLVVNPGSVGMPYGRSGAHWALLGPGVDLRRTPYDTDAAIARLTRDCGYPAIAEWADYYVRARATDTEALAAFGPRDGRGAEG; this is encoded by the coding sequence ATGACGAACCGAACAGCCGTACTCTCCGACATCCACGGGGTGCTTCCCGCACTGGAAGCCGTGCTCGCCGAGCCCGAGGTGCGGGCCGCCGACCGCGTCGTCCTCACCGGTGACATCGCCTGCGGCCCGCAACCGGCCGAGGTGCTCGACCTGTTGACCGCGCTGGGCGACCGGGTGACCTGGGTCGCCGGCAACGCCGACCGCGAACTGGTGGAGTTCCGGCGCGGGGTACGCGAGACGATCCCCGACCCCATCGGCCCGTGGGCCGCGCGGCAGCTCCGCCCCGACCACCTGGAGCTGCTGGCCTCCCTGCCGCTTTCGGTGCGGCTGCCGGTGGCCGGGCTGGGCACGGTGCTCTTCTGCCACGCCACACCACGGGACGACGAGGAGGTGGTGGTGGTCGACTCGCGTCCGGACCGCTGGCGTGAGGTCTTCGACGGCCTCGGCCCCGACGTGGACGCCGTGATCTGCGGCCACACCCACATGCCCTTCGTCCGCCTCGCCCACGGCCGCCTGGTGGTCAACCCCGGCAGCGTCGGCATGCCCTACGGCCGCTCCGGCGCCCACTGGGCCCTCCTCGGCCCCGGCGTCGACCTGCGCCGCACCCCCTACGACACCGACGCCGCCATCGCCCGCCTCACCCGCGACTGCGGCTACCCCGCCATCGCCGAGTGGGCCGACTACTACGTGCGCGCCCGGGCGACGGACACGGAGGCGCTGGCGGCGTTCGGCCCGAGGGACGGACGCGGGGCGGAAGGGTAG
- a CDS encoding DUF6098 family protein has product MTSSAGLPVLSSLDDLARLADGSRGLYVRWSRGPRYDLRETGSADSLTGISLPGLSANPLDVDDWWAGRPLRLWVARRLYDYCHLRHDIGPGVRPWVLRGREVGRGPDNEPLLTDVRPIAWIDPEVIHEARDEVARQRGDWGPLRRPPQASGG; this is encoded by the coding sequence GTGACCTCTTCGGCCGGGCTGCCCGTGCTCAGCAGCCTCGACGACCTCGCGCGGCTCGCCGACGGCAGCCGCGGGCTGTACGTGCGCTGGTCCCGCGGCCCCCGCTACGACCTGCGGGAGACCGGGAGCGCCGACAGCCTCACCGGCATCTCGCTGCCCGGCCTGTCGGCGAACCCGCTCGACGTGGACGACTGGTGGGCCGGCCGCCCGCTCCGGCTGTGGGTGGCCCGCCGCCTGTACGACTACTGCCACCTGCGCCACGACATCGGTCCCGGGGTCCGCCCCTGGGTGCTGCGCGGCCGGGAGGTGGGACGCGGCCCCGACAACGAACCGCTGCTCACCGACGTACGCCCGATCGCCTGGATCGACCCCGAGGTGATCCACGAGGCCCGCGACGAGGTCGCCCGGCAGCGTGGCGACTGGGGCCCGCTGCGCCGCCCCCCGCAGGCGTCCGGGGGCTGA
- a CDS encoding VOC family protein produces MTPHDSASPTATVRLDHTAVYASDRYLSAEFIAAILGLEVGKPFGPFLPVDLGNGVTLDYYEKRDEPIQSQHYAFIVPEDRFDAVIDRLETVGVTYYADPAHTEPGRVNGLFGGRGAYFADPDGHNMEVMTRPYVRP; encoded by the coding sequence ATGACACCGCACGACTCCGCGTCGCCCACCGCGACCGTCCGCCTCGACCACACCGCCGTCTACGCCTCCGACCGCTACCTGTCGGCGGAGTTCATCGCCGCGATCCTCGGCCTGGAGGTCGGCAAGCCGTTCGGGCCGTTCCTCCCCGTCGACCTCGGCAACGGGGTGACGCTCGACTACTACGAGAAGCGCGACGAGCCGATCCAGTCGCAGCACTACGCCTTCATCGTCCCCGAGGACCGGTTCGACGCCGTGATCGACCGGCTGGAGACCGTCGGCGTGACGTACTACGCCGACCCCGCGCACACCGAACCGGGCCGCGTCAACGGGCTGTTCGGCGGCCGGGGCGCGTACTTCGCCGACCCGGACGGACACAACATGGAGGTCATGACGCGCCCCTACGTCCGCCCCTGA
- a CDS encoding AfsR/SARP family transcriptional regulator, whose protein sequence is MDADDCWARAGTVRIRLLGPVELACGTRPVPVTGRRQLRVVAALALEAGRVLSTAGLIASLWADEPPRTAARQLQTSVWMIRRALASVGAPQCVVRSTPAGYLLDPAHYELDSDRFRHAVLTARELQRDGRLAQARARVDEGLALWRGPALGAAAGAGLQPRARRLEEERVFALEQRAGLDLALGRHETAIGELLDLIAQHPLREAAYADLMLALYRSGRQSDALAVYRRAQRVLADELAVRPGPRLAGLERAILRQDESLLAGAAVP, encoded by the coding sequence ATGGACGCAGACGACTGTTGGGCGCGGGCGGGCACCGTGCGGATCCGCCTGCTCGGCCCGGTGGAGCTGGCCTGCGGCACGCGGCCGGTGCCGGTGACCGGGCGGCGCCAGTTGAGGGTGGTGGCCGCGCTCGCGCTGGAGGCCGGACGGGTGCTCTCCACCGCGGGGCTGATCGCCTCGTTGTGGGCGGACGAGCCGCCGCGCACCGCCGCCCGGCAGCTCCAGACCAGCGTGTGGATGATCCGCCGGGCGCTCGCCTCGGTGGGCGCGCCGCAGTGCGTCGTCCGCTCCACCCCGGCCGGCTACCTGCTCGACCCGGCCCACTACGAACTCGACAGCGACCGGTTCCGGCACGCGGTGCTGACCGCCCGGGAGTTGCAGCGGGACGGGCGGCTGGCCCAGGCCCGGGCCCGGGTCGACGAGGGGCTGGCGCTGTGGCGCGGCCCCGCCCTCGGCGCGGCGGCGGGCGCCGGACTCCAGCCCCGGGCCCGCCGGCTGGAGGAGGAACGGGTCTTCGCCCTGGAGCAGCGCGCCGGGCTCGACCTCGCGCTCGGCCGCCACGAGACGGCCATCGGCGAACTCCTCGACCTCATCGCCCAGCATCCGCTGCGCGAGGCGGCCTACGCCGACCTGATGCTCGCCCTGTACCGTTCCGGCCGCCAGTCCGACGCGCTCGCCGTCTACCGCAGGGCGCAGCGGGTGCTCGCCGACGAGCTGGCCGTCCGCCCCGGCCCCCGCCTCGCCGGCCTGGAGCGGGCCATCCTGCGGCAGGACGAGTCGCTGCTGGCCGGCGCGGCGGTGCCCTGA
- a CDS encoding P1 family peptidase: MSANSGGIGGVPGPHNGLTDVPGVRVGHAGRTGDGWLTGVTVVLAPPGGAVAAVDVRGGGPGTRETDALDPRNLVQTIDAVVLTGGSAFGLDAAGGVAAWLEEQGRGFPVGADPSQVVPVVPAAALFDLGRGGTWRARPDAALGRAAVEAAAARPEGDPVEQGGVGAGTGAVVGGLKGGIGTASVVLDSGATVAALAAVNAAGSAVDPATGVLYGARTGLPGEFAGYGVPDAIGADTHARARARLAEAAEETARRRAGGAATLNTTLAVVATDATLTRAQAQKLAGTAHDGLARAVRPVHLLSDGDTVFALSTGRRPLLPDRPDATAARAFGVHLEAGALNEVLAAGADVLTRAVVHAVLAATGVDTPGGVHPSYRELYARP; this comes from the coding sequence GTGAGCGCGAACAGCGGGGGCATCGGCGGCGTGCCGGGTCCGCACAACGGGCTGACCGACGTACCCGGGGTGCGGGTCGGCCACGCCGGGCGTACCGGGGACGGCTGGCTCACCGGGGTCACCGTGGTGCTCGCTCCGCCCGGCGGTGCGGTGGCCGCCGTGGACGTCCGCGGCGGCGGCCCCGGCACCCGGGAGACCGACGCCCTCGATCCGCGCAACCTCGTGCAGACCATCGACGCCGTGGTGCTCACCGGCGGCAGCGCCTTCGGGCTGGACGCGGCGGGCGGGGTGGCGGCCTGGCTGGAGGAACAGGGCCGGGGGTTCCCGGTCGGCGCCGACCCGTCCCAGGTGGTTCCGGTGGTGCCCGCGGCGGCCCTGTTCGACCTGGGCCGGGGCGGTACGTGGCGGGCGCGGCCGGACGCCGCGCTGGGCCGGGCCGCCGTCGAGGCCGCCGCCGCCCGCCCGGAGGGTGACCCGGTGGAGCAGGGCGGGGTGGGCGCGGGCACCGGCGCGGTGGTCGGCGGGCTCAAGGGCGGCATCGGCACGGCCAGCGTGGTGCTGGACTCCGGCGCCACGGTGGCCGCGCTCGCCGCCGTCAACGCGGCCGGTTCCGCGGTGGATCCGGCCACCGGCGTGCTCTACGGCGCCCGTACCGGACTGCCCGGGGAGTTCGCCGGATACGGGGTGCCGGACGCGATCGGCGCCGACACGCACGCCCGGGCGCGGGCACGGCTGGCCGAGGCCGCCGAGGAGACCGCCCGGCGCCGGGCCGGCGGCGCCGCCACCCTCAACACCACGCTCGCCGTGGTCGCCACCGACGCCACGCTCACCCGCGCCCAGGCCCAGAAGCTGGCCGGCACCGCGCACGACGGGCTGGCCCGGGCGGTGCGCCCGGTGCACCTGCTCTCCGACGGCGACACCGTCTTCGCGCTCTCCACCGGCCGCCGGCCGCTCCTGCCCGACCGGCCGGACGCCACGGCGGCCCGCGCCTTCGGGGTCCACCTGGAGGCCGGCGCGCTCAACGAGGTGCTGGCGGCCGGCGCCGACGTCCTCACCCGCGCCGTGGTCCACGCCGTCCTGGCCGCCACCGGGGTGGACACCCCCGGCGGGGTCCACCCGTCCTACCGGGAGCTGTACGCGCGTCCCTGA
- a CDS encoding MBL fold metallo-hydrolase: MGSHRLLRARAGTAGAGPSRRGLIGTSLAGISGLAAGFGSLGARPAAAARPGPVGGTTRLRWFGTNAWEIGFGGRTVLVDPWLTRFTAQRPDGRVDPDTPLTVDHSAVDRHLRAADLILLTHGHYDHIGDLPYVMRKFPSAPVVATETHAHLLTAMGAPTDRVIWARGGEYLDFGDFAVRVLPSLHSMGPDHRYFAPGTLTAPPRRARTVGDLLEGGTLAYHITSDSGASVVNIGTANVIERELTGLRPHVAIVAVPPCGATHRYLERVLTALGHPPHVIPTHHDQLDTPLFRPASVDPGQMRSFRDQVRALGPGCAVTEPQYCDAFTL; this comes from the coding sequence ATGGGTAGTCACCGTCTCCTCCGCGCCCGCGCCGGGACCGCCGGGGCCGGCCCCAGCAGACGCGGGCTGATCGGCACCTCGCTGGCGGGGATCTCCGGGCTCGCCGCCGGGTTCGGCTCCCTCGGGGCGCGTCCGGCCGCCGCCGCCCGGCCCGGTCCGGTCGGCGGCACGACCCGGCTGCGGTGGTTCGGCACCAACGCCTGGGAGATCGGCTTCGGCGGGCGCACCGTGCTGGTCGACCCGTGGCTGACCCGCTTCACCGCGCAGCGGCCGGACGGACGGGTGGACCCGGACACCCCGCTCACCGTCGACCATTCCGCCGTCGACCGCCACCTGCGCGCCGCCGATCTGATCCTGCTCACCCACGGCCACTACGACCACATCGGCGATCTGCCGTACGTGATGCGGAAGTTCCCGTCCGCCCCGGTGGTGGCCACCGAGACCCACGCCCATCTGCTCACCGCCATGGGCGCCCCCACCGACCGGGTCATCTGGGCCCGTGGCGGCGAATACCTGGACTTCGGCGACTTCGCGGTACGCGTCCTGCCCAGCCTGCACAGCATGGGCCCCGACCACCGCTACTTCGCCCCCGGCACGCTCACCGCGCCGCCGCGCCGCGCCCGTACCGTCGGCGACCTGCTGGAGGGCGGCACGCTCGCGTACCACATCACCTCGGACAGCGGGGCGAGCGTCGTCAACATCGGCACCGCCAACGTCATCGAGCGGGAGCTGACCGGGCTGCGGCCCCACGTGGCCATCGTCGCGGTGCCGCCGTGCGGGGCCACCCACCGCTATCTGGAGCGGGTGCTCACCGCGCTCGGCCATCCGCCGCACGTGATCCCCACCCACCACGACCAGCTCGACACCCCGCTGTTCCGGCCGGCCAGCGTGGACCCCGGGCAGATGCGTTCCTTCCGCGACCAGGTACGCGCGCTCGGCCCGGGGTGCGCGGTGACCGAACCGCAGTACTGCGACGCGTTCACGCTCTGA
- a CDS encoding NUDIX hydrolase, which translates to MDLDRVYPRHRTDVPTWLTGLARQAADDSPPELVRYLLDDPARGRPSAVLVLFGTGDAGTDLLLVRRSRTLRSHPDEVCFPGGSVSAGDRDVVHTALRESAEETGLDPAGVAVAGTLRPLRIAWTDFRVTPVLGWWGAEAEPRGDRGEVVSVHRVPLAEFADPANRFRVRYQDGYISPGFLVRELFVWGFTGSIVDWLMRLAGWGRPWDTSRIEELPDALRRYGGGFGR; encoded by the coding sequence GTGGACCTCGATCGCGTGTACCCACGACACCGAACTGATGTTCCGACCTGGCTGACCGGCCTGGCCCGGCAAGCGGCCGACGACAGCCCTCCCGAGCTGGTGCGCTACCTCCTCGACGACCCCGCCCGGGGCCGCCCCTCCGCCGTGCTGGTGCTCTTCGGCACCGGCGACGCCGGGACCGACCTGCTCCTCGTACGACGCTCCCGCACCCTGCGCTCCCACCCCGACGAGGTGTGCTTCCCGGGCGGATCGGTGAGTGCGGGCGACCGCGACGTGGTCCACACCGCGCTGCGCGAATCCGCCGAGGAGACCGGGCTCGACCCGGCAGGCGTCGCGGTGGCCGGCACCCTGCGCCCGCTGCGCATCGCCTGGACCGACTTCCGGGTCACCCCGGTGCTCGGCTGGTGGGGCGCCGAGGCCGAACCGCGCGGTGACCGCGGCGAGGTGGTCTCGGTGCACCGGGTGCCGCTCGCCGAGTTCGCCGACCCCGCCAACCGGTTCCGGGTGCGCTACCAGGACGGTTACATCAGCCCCGGGTTCCTGGTGCGGGAGCTGTTCGTGTGGGGGTTCACCGGGAGCATCGTCGACTGGCTGATGCGGCTGGCCGGCTGGGGGCGGCCGTGGGACACCTCCCGGATCGAGGAGCTGCCGGACGCGCTGCGCCGGTACGGCGGCGGTTTCGGTCGCTGA